In the Acidobacteriota bacterium genome, CAGGCGTCTCAACGGCAGTTTCCTCAACAGCAGTTTCCGGCAGCGCTGTGGTTAGCGCAGGTGTGGGCGCAAGCGGCGGCGCACTCGCGGCCCTCACCGGAGCGAACGCTTTGCGCCAATCCGCCTGCGCCTGGCAACCGCTGCCGCCCACGGCCAGCGCCGCAACCAGCGCGGCCAGCCACACGCCATTGCGCCGGACGAGCGCGCCGGCGCGCAGCGTAGTGTTCGTCACCGGCACGCGCGGCGCGGCGACTTGCGGCCAATTGTGCGTTCCGGCTTCGCCGCCGCCGGCTTCACGCACCGCTTGGCGGGGCGCGGGGCGCGGGCGTAATTCCTGCGCCACTTGCTCGGCCCGCTGCAACACCTTGTTGGTCTCGACGGCTTCGCGTTCCAGCGCGTTGAAGCGGTTCTCGGCGTGCCGGCTCCAAGACATCAAATAGCCCAGTGCAAACAGCCCCGCCGCCAAGCCCAAACACCCCAGCGAGAGCGCGCACAACGCCAGATTGATGAAGGGCAATAACAACAACGCGAGCACGCCCGCCGACCGCGCGAACAGCAACGCGCCCAGCGACAGCATCGTCAGCACCAGCGCCGGCGCGATCACATAGCGCCGCAACCGTTGCCGCGTCTGTTGCGGTTGCGCCGGATTTCGCCACAGCGCTAGCACGCCCACTTTGAGCGCAAAAATCGAGACCAGCGCCACCAGCAATAAAAACGGCGCGCTTACGGCAAAGACCAGCGCCACCACGACGGTCAACACCAACTCGGTCAAGGCCAGGCACAGCGCGCTCAGGTTGATCACCCGCGCATCGCGCAAATCCCCCTCGATCGTCATGGGCCGCCGCGCCTCGCCCGCGTCGCGCGAAGTCCACGCCGCCAGCGTCGCCGCATATTCACGGCACTGCCGCAGCGCCTTTTCGCTCAAGCGCCGCTGCTCTTGCCGCAACACGGGCACGGCCTCTTCCGCCGCCTTGCGCCGCTGTTCGGGCGCGCCGTTGTTGAGGTTGAAGGCGATCTGTTTGCGTTCTCCAGTTTGCATACCAATCCTCCTTTGTTGTTTCTGCGATTGCCTGAAAACGCGGCGAAGATAAGGCCGAGGGCGTCAAAGCGCAGCAAAACAATGCTGGCAGCAAGCTTGCTGGAAAGGTTGCGGAAAGGTTGTTGGCACTTGGACAGAAAGGCTGCCCCCTGGGTGCGCACGGCTGCCGGCCTGCCGTCTTGGCAGGAGACCGATTGATGCCAAAAGAAACCCTCCGGCAGCAGTCAGCCTTAGGTCGAGACAGCAGGCTGGCAGCCGTGCGTACCCGGGGTGCTAAAGAATTTCGAGCAGGTTCTTATCCAGATTCAACCCGTAGGTGGTCTCGCCCCACTTGCGCCGCGCGTTGATCTTGGCCGAGAGCGGGCGCAACGTCTGATTGAGCTTGGTGTGATAGGACAGCAGCGAATTTGTATCGAGCCTGCTGGCAGGCGCGTCTGCGCTGTCAACGCCCACGTAAAGCCGTTTGTAAAACTGCTGAAAGTTTTCGACCGTCAGCGCCGGGGTGGTAAAGCATTCCTGGCAAGCGCCGCACACCGGCAGGTTCGGCTGCACACAGCGATTGAGCTTCACATCGGCGTAATAGGCCAGCAACGCCAGCCTGACGCCGCGCACCGTCACCGCCCGCGCGCCAAAGCGCACGCGCTGCCCGGCCAGCTCGATCACCAGCCGCTGCGGCGCGGTGCGGTCAAGCCGCTGTTGCGCAATCGTAATCAGCTCCTGCAAACCGTGCTCGACCTTGCCCACGTCTTCGCCCAGCGTATTGCGCAAGCGCACAAACGGAATCTGCGCCACCTCCAACTTGGCTTCGCTGGTATTGATAATCGCCAGCTTGTTCCCGGCCACCCGAATCGGCAGCGGTTGATTCTGTTTGGGCGGGAAGAAAAAATCGGAATTCGTCTCGAACTCTTCGGTCACCACCACGTGCGTCAACTCATCCTCCGCGCGCCCATACATCATCAGCGCCAGCATCATATAGGCCGACATCGTGCGCCGCCCGCCGCCCAGCGAACAGTGCAACACGACATTCGGATCAATCGTCAACGCCTTGATGAAGCCCAACAACTCCGACGCCAGCGTCTCGTTATCCGCCGACGAGCGAATGTCATCGAGCGGCGTCTCGCTGCCATCCGCATACCGTCGTTTGAAAACCAGGATGTTCTCTTTGTTAAAGACAATCTCGCCCCCGATTTCATACTCGCGTTGCAACGCGGCAATCGCCCCGTCAGTTCCGCCCAGCTTCGCCCAAGCGATCTCGGCCCCCTTCGCCGTCGTCAGGATGTAGACCTCTGAAATCGGAATCGGTGGCTGTTGCGCGACGGCCAACACATACAACGTCTCGGTCACGATCTGCGGCGTATTGCCCGTGACCGCCACCAGGATGTGCTGCTTGGCGGTTGGTTTGTTGTCGTTTGTCGGAGTTGTTTTTTTCATCGTGTACGAATGGTTGGGCGGGTTGTCCGACAAGCTGCCAGCTTGTCGCGGCGTGGCCGTAAAACCAATTGGCTACCAGCCAAGACTTCGACAAGCTGGCAGCTTGTCGAACATACAAACAATCAGTCCGCGCTCAGCGCACATAAATCGTAATCACGCTCTGCACCTCAGTCGGCACGCGATTCAGTAGGAATGGCCGGAAGCTCCATTGCCGCAAGGCCTCCAACGCCGCATTCCGCAATAGCATTTCGCCCTCCACGACTTCGGCTTTTGAAAGGTGCCCATACTTTGACAGATAGACCCTGATCACCACCGGCCCTGCAACACCCGTGCTCTTGGCTTGCGGCGGCAACACCGCATTCACCCGCTTGGTCGCATACTGCAAAAACTCTTTCTCGCTGATCGTGAAGGTCTCGTCTTCCGCCGCACGCGCTGGCGTCTGTTCCGGCGCCGGCCTGGGCCGCCGTTCGACCGTAGGTTCCGCCGTCGCCGTCGGCCCAGCCACCGCCGCCGCCGTCGGCTCCACCGTAGGGGCCGCTTCCGCCGAGCCGCCCGCCGGTTTCGTATCAACGGCAATCTCCCCATTCTCATTCGGCTGCGCCGTTTCGGTCATTGCCGCCGCCTGGGCCGCCTCGTACTGCTGCCGCGCCTGCACAATCAAATTCTTCGCCTCGGCCAGATTCCCGCTCTTCCTGGCATTCATCGCATTCCGCCGCAACTCTTCCGCCTGCCGCCACTGCTCCACGGCTTTCTGTTGCGCCTGCGCATTCACCGCCGCCCCACGCACCGCGCTTACATCTTTGAGCAATTCCTCAAAGCTCAACGTCTCCGCCAGCCGCGCATTCACCCCATCCCAACTGCCGATCACCTGCCGATACAGCCCTTCCGCCAGCTTGAAATTCTCGCGCTTGAACTCAATCTCGCCATCCCGCCAAGCCGCTTCCGCCTGATTGACGTAATCCACAAAATCACGCTGCTTCCGCTTTTCGCGCACCTTCTTCAACGCCAACTCCGCCGCTGTCCGCACCACCGTCGCGCTGCCCTTATCGCCTTTGTAAAGCGCCCACAGCTTCGGATAAGCAAACATCCCACCCATTACTAACACACCCAACACCACCAGCTTGCGCACCCCACCAGCAATGGTCTGCCGCGTAGCCTTGCGTTCCTGCAACTCCCGCTCGTGCCGTGCATGCTGCAAGCGCGCCTGTTCCAACCGTAACGCCTCAGCCCGCGCCTGCTGCGCCGCTTCAGACTGTTCGATACGGACGCGCTCCGCCTGCGCCTGTTGCTCGCGCCGCTGGCGTTCATCCTCGACCTGCCTGCCCCGCACATCCGCATCCGGATCGCGATAGATCGCCTGCTTGAGTTCCGGCGGAATCGCCGGTTGGCGGCACACATCGCCGATGGCCTCGATCAAACAATTCACCGCAT is a window encoding:
- a CDS encoding energy transducer TonB; protein product: MLPPNFLTIPQIQHERHAGSKLMHLTTLLEYLLKMYNPDVAAADEGREPKVGERVIACQHSLSNFTRVLWALKVRNSFAHVTGNEFNERDHQNAVNCLIEAIGDVCRQPAIPPELKQAIYRDPDADVRGRQVEDERQRREQQAQAERVRIEQSEAAQQARAEALRLEQARLQHARHERELQERKATRQTIAGGVRKLVVLGVLVMGGMFAYPKLWALYKGDKGSATVVRTAAELALKKVREKRKQRDFVDYVNQAEAAWRDGEIEFKRENFKLAEGLYRQVIGSWDGVNARLAETLSFEELLKDVSAVRGAAVNAQAQQKAVEQWRQAEELRRNAMNARKSGNLAEAKNLIVQARQQYEAAQAAAMTETAQPNENGEIAVDTKPAGGSAEAAPTVEPTAAAVAGPTATAEPTVERRPRPAPEQTPARAAEDETFTISEKEFLQYATKRVNAVLPPQAKSTGVAGPVVIRVYLSKYGHLSKAEVVEGEMLLRNAALEALRQWSFRPFLLNRVPTEVQSVITIYVR
- a CDS encoding TIGR02584 family CRISPR-associated protein produces the protein MKKTTPTNDNKPTAKQHILVAVTGNTPQIVTETLYVLAVAQQPPIPISEVYILTTAKGAEIAWAKLGGTDGAIAALQREYEIGGEIVFNKENILVFKRRYADGSETPLDDIRSSADNETLASELLGFIKALTIDPNVVLHCSLGGGRRTMSAYMMLALMMYGRAEDELTHVVVTEEFETNSDFFFPPKQNQPLPIRVAGNKLAIINTSEAKLEVAQIPFVRLRNTLGEDVGKVEHGLQELITIAQQRLDRTAPQRLVIELAGQRVRFGARAVTVRGVRLALLAYYADVKLNRCVQPNLPVCGACQECFTTPALTVENFQQFYKRLYVGVDSADAPASRLDTNSLLSYHTKLNQTLRPLSAKINARRKWGETTYGLNLDKNLLEIL